From the genome of Virgibacillus proomii, one region includes:
- the flgC gene encoding flagellar basal body rod protein FlgC, protein MTMFNALHSSASALTAQRLRMDVISSNIANAQTTRATINDAGEVEPYRRKMVTMQPQANSFQSFLHKAIGNHSSNGVKVTGIVEDENPFKQMYNPEHPDANEDGYVQLPNVDPLKEMVDLMSATRSYEANITSLNASKSMLMKALEIGK, encoded by the coding sequence ATGACAATGTTCAACGCGCTCCATTCCAGCGCAAGTGCATTAACAGCTCAAAGACTTCGCATGGATGTTATTTCCTCTAATATCGCAAATGCACAAACAACAAGAGCCACTATCAATGACGCTGGTGAAGTAGAGCCATATCGTAGGAAAATGGTAACCATGCAACCGCAAGCAAATTCATTTCAATCATTTTTACATAAAGCAATAGGAAATCATTCTTCTAATGGAGTTAAAGTAACTGGAATAGTGGAAGATGAAAACCCATTTAAGCAAATGTATAATCCCGAGCATCCTGATGCCAATGAAGATGGGTACGTTCAACTACCAAATGTAGATCCGTTAAAGGAAATGGTAGATTTAATGAGTGCAACTAGATCCTACGAAGCAAATATAACTTCATTAAATGCAAGTAAGTCCATGTTAATGAAAGCATTGGAAATCGGTAAATAA
- the fliG gene encoding flagellar motor switch protein FliG, giving the protein MARQKGLLTGKQKAAILLISLGPDVSAQVYKHLTEEEIEKLSLEISSVKKVDNQLKEDVIEQFHQIVQAQDYIAQGGIGYAKTVLEKAFGKQEATNIINRLTSTLQVRPFDFARRADPQQVFNFIQGEHPQTIALVLSYLDPEQAGQILSALPQEMQADVAKRIATMDSTSPEIISQVEQVLEKNISASFTEDYTQTGGIQAVVEVLNGVDRSTERTILDSLEIQDPELAEEIKKRMFVFEDIVILDNRAIQRVIREVENEDLRLALKVASDEVKDIVFKNMSQRMAETVKEEMEYMGPVRLRDVEEAQTRIVATIRRLEDVGEIVIARGGGDDIIV; this is encoded by the coding sequence TTGGCAAGACAAAAAGGATTACTTACTGGAAAACAAAAAGCTGCAATACTATTAATCTCCTTAGGTCCAGACGTATCAGCGCAAGTCTATAAACACTTAACGGAAGAGGAGATCGAAAAACTCAGTCTGGAAATCTCTTCAGTAAAAAAGGTAGATAATCAGCTAAAAGAAGATGTCATTGAACAATTTCATCAAATTGTACAGGCGCAAGATTATATAGCTCAAGGCGGAATCGGCTATGCCAAAACAGTCTTAGAAAAAGCTTTTGGTAAACAAGAGGCTACTAATATTATTAACCGTCTTACATCCACTTTACAGGTTAGACCATTTGATTTCGCCCGACGAGCTGATCCACAGCAAGTATTTAATTTTATACAAGGAGAACATCCACAGACAATTGCTCTCGTACTTTCCTATTTAGATCCAGAACAGGCCGGGCAGATTTTATCTGCTTTACCACAGGAAATGCAGGCAGATGTTGCGAAGCGGATTGCTACGATGGACTCGACATCACCAGAAATTATTTCTCAGGTGGAACAAGTACTGGAAAAAAATATTTCTGCTTCCTTCACCGAGGATTATACACAAACTGGTGGTATTCAGGCTGTGGTAGAAGTATTAAATGGAGTTGACAGAAGCACGGAACGAACCATCTTAGATTCTCTTGAAATCCAAGATCCGGAATTAGCTGAGGAAATAAAGAAACGGATGTTCGTATTCGAGGATATTGTTATATTGGATAACAGAGCTATTCAGCGAGTGATTCGGGAAGTGGAAAATGAAGATCTTCGTCTAGCATTGAAAGTAGCAAGTGACGAAGTGAAAGATATTGTATTTAAGAATATGTCACAGCGGATGGCTGAGACCGTTAAAGAAGAGATGGAATATATGGGTCCTGTTCGCTTACGTGATGTGGAAGAAGCACAAACAAGAATCGTTGCTACTATTCGCAGATTAGAGGATGTCGGTGAAATCGTCATAGCACGAGGTGGAGGTGATGATATCATTGTCTAA
- the flgB gene encoding flagellar basal body rod protein FlgB, producing the protein MNLFGGTIQSLENSMNYASAKNRAISTNIANLDTPNYKAKDVQFKNVLANELAKPLEAKRTHHKHLAFKNDTVNGYRTVTKHSTSYQHNGNNVDVDKEMADLAENQIYYQALVDRINGKFGSLQTVLRGGR; encoded by the coding sequence ATGAATTTGTTTGGTGGAACAATTCAATCATTGGAAAATTCAATGAATTATGCTTCCGCAAAAAACCGAGCTATTTCTACAAATATAGCAAATTTGGATACGCCAAACTACAAAGCAAAAGATGTACAATTTAAGAATGTTTTAGCAAATGAATTAGCAAAGCCACTAGAAGCTAAACGAACGCATCACAAGCATCTAGCATTTAAAAATGATACCGTTAATGGGTATCGGACTGTGACGAAACATAGTACTTCTTATCAGCATAATGGTAATAATGTCGATGTCGACAAGGAAATGGCTGATTTAGCAGAAAATCAGATTTATTATCAGGCACTCGTAGACCGGATAAATGGAAAGTTTGGAAGTTTACAAACTGTATTGAGGGGAGGAAGGTAA
- the fliE gene encoding flagellar hook-basal body complex protein FliE: protein MILSIGNQTQQLTKMAPLEEKSVRSPGEAQANFADTLKKAIANVNESQVASDKKTEALANGNIDDLHNVMIAAQKSSITLEATVQIQKKVVDAYKEIMSMQV, encoded by the coding sequence ATGATCCTATCGATCGGAAACCAAACACAACAGCTGACGAAGATGGCACCACTTGAGGAAAAGTCAGTACGATCACCTGGCGAAGCTCAAGCAAATTTTGCAGATACATTAAAAAAAGCTATTGCTAATGTTAATGAATCTCAAGTAGCTTCAGATAAGAAAACAGAAGCACTGGCCAATGGAAACATTGATGACTTACACAATGTGATGATTGCAGCGCAAAAGTCCAGTATTACACTAGAAGCAACTGTACAAATCCAGAAAAAAGTAGTAGATGCTTATAAAGAAATTATGAGCATGCAAGTGTAA
- a CDS encoding helix-turn-helix domain-containing protein, whose translation MNIVHAAKQLFIHRNTLINRLHKKKN comes from the coding sequence ATGAATATAGTACATGCAGCCAAACAGCTATTTATCCATCGGAATACGCTTATTAACCGGCTTCATAAGAAGAAAAATTAG
- the fliF gene encoding flagellar basal-body MS-ring/collar protein FliF: MKEKMINWKNTTAAFWNNRTKAQRLIFIGSVVIIILLIIAIVFFTTRSKYVPLYNNLSVQEVGQIKEELDTRGVPYELEGGGKEIKVPEEQADSLVVDLAAQGIPKSGNIDYSFFSENASWGVTENEFNVMKLDAMQTELANLIKGIDGIQDAKVMINMPEEPVFVKDAKQEASASIVINTEPGYNFESGQINALYHLVSKAVPNLPAENIAITNQYFESFEQTDAKGSGNNIKDAYTYQQSIKKDIEKDIQKRLQQMLGAMVGSGNVIVSVTSDIDFTQENRTEDLVEPVDLENMEGLPVSIETIKETYEGAGAAAGGAVGTGDEDVANYQATDEDGDGEYEMTKETVNNEFNKIRKNIVESPYKVRDLGIQVAVNRVKSADKKDVEYLTQQEEMEVEDGINSIINSIITTSIDGEYAEDVDPEENVSIVFQEFNGTDSTAASKEPSIPTWLYVVGGILLLIIIGLIVYFLRKRREDEDEEDEEVYTAQSQLEVPDFPEKEESEVTIRKKQLEKIAKEKPEDFAKLLRSWIGEE, translated from the coding sequence ATGAAAGAGAAAATGATAAATTGGAAAAACACTACTGCGGCTTTCTGGAACAATCGTACTAAAGCGCAACGGTTAATATTTATTGGTTCCGTCGTTATTATTATTCTTTTAATCATAGCTATCGTATTCTTTACAACGAGGTCGAAGTATGTCCCATTATATAATAATTTATCTGTACAAGAAGTGGGACAAATTAAAGAGGAACTGGACACTAGAGGAGTACCATATGAATTAGAAGGTGGAGGTAAAGAAATTAAAGTACCTGAAGAGCAGGCAGACAGCTTAGTGGTCGATCTAGCGGCACAAGGGATACCTAAGAGCGGAAATATAGATTACTCCTTCTTTAGCGAAAATGCATCATGGGGTGTTACCGAAAACGAATTTAATGTTATGAAGCTGGATGCGATGCAAACAGAGTTAGCTAATTTGATCAAAGGGATAGATGGTATTCAAGATGCTAAAGTTATGATTAATATGCCGGAAGAGCCGGTATTTGTTAAGGATGCAAAACAGGAAGCGAGCGCTTCAATCGTCATTAATACAGAGCCTGGCTATAACTTTGAAAGCGGGCAAATAAATGCACTTTATCACTTAGTTTCTAAAGCCGTACCTAATTTACCGGCAGAAAATATTGCGATAACGAATCAATATTTTGAAAGTTTCGAGCAAACTGACGCGAAAGGTTCGGGAAACAATATAAAAGATGCGTATACATATCAGCAATCCATTAAAAAAGATATTGAAAAAGACATTCAGAAGCGATTACAGCAAATGCTTGGAGCTATGGTAGGTTCAGGTAATGTTATCGTGTCTGTTACATCCGATATTGACTTCACACAAGAAAATCGAACCGAGGATCTTGTTGAACCAGTTGATTTGGAAAATATGGAAGGATTGCCTGTCAGCATAGAAACCATTAAGGAAACGTATGAAGGAGCCGGAGCAGCTGCAGGTGGAGCCGTCGGTACTGGAGACGAGGATGTTGCTAACTATCAAGCGACTGATGAAGACGGTGACGGTGAATATGAAATGACAAAAGAGACCGTTAATAATGAATTTAATAAAATTAGAAAAAACATCGTCGAGAGTCCATATAAAGTTCGTGATTTAGGTATTCAAGTTGCTGTGAATCGAGTGAAGTCAGCGGATAAAAAAGACGTTGAATATTTAACACAACAAGAAGAGATGGAAGTTGAAGATGGAATCAATTCGATTATCAATTCAATTATTACTACTTCTATCGATGGTGAATATGCTGAAGATGTCGATCCAGAAGAAAATGTATCGATTGTGTTTCAGGAATTCAACGGAACGGATTCAACAGCTGCTTCCAAAGAACCATCGATACCAACATGGCTTTATGTTGTAGGTGGCATCTTGTTACTGATAATTATCGGATTAATCGTTTACTTCTTGCGTAAACGAAGAGAAGATGAGGACGAAGAAGATGAGGAAGTTTATACAGCACAATCCCAGTTAGAAGTTCCAGATTTTCCGGAAAAAGAGGAATCGGAAGTAACGATACGCAAAAAGCAATTAGAGAAAATTGCAAAAGAAAAACCAGAAGATTTTGCGAAACTATTGAGAAGCTGGATTGGAGAGGAATAG
- the xerC gene encoding tyrosine recombinase XerC, with amino-acid sequence MNNFRNYWQSFKEYLQIEKNASPYTVKYYLNDLELFFDFLASEAVNDLREVDERVVRIFLNAMYNRKLSRRSVSRKISALRTFFKFLEREEIVIGNPFTLIRLPKTESHIPGFLYAEELEKLFEVNDLTDPLGQRDQAILELLYATGMRVSECQQLVLDNIDFTIGTVFVIGKGRKERYIPYGKFAEIALETYIQDGRQLLLAKAKQQTNALFLNHRGSPLTDRGIRDVLNRVVKKAALTVNVHPHKLRHTFATHLLNEGADLRSVQELLGHENLSTTQIYTHVTKDHLRRVYMKSHPRAND; translated from the coding sequence TTGAATAATTTCAGGAACTATTGGCAATCCTTTAAGGAGTACTTACAAATAGAAAAAAATGCTTCACCATATACTGTTAAATATTATCTGAATGATCTGGAATTGTTTTTTGACTTCTTGGCTTCGGAAGCTGTGAATGATCTTCGTGAAGTAGATGAGCGAGTGGTACGTATATTTCTTAATGCGATGTACAATCGAAAGCTCAGCAGAAGATCTGTTTCTAGGAAAATTTCTGCACTAAGAACCTTTTTTAAATTTTTGGAACGAGAAGAGATAGTAATAGGCAATCCATTTACATTGATTCGGTTACCAAAAACAGAAAGCCATATACCGGGATTTTTGTATGCTGAAGAGCTGGAAAAACTATTTGAAGTCAACGATTTAACAGATCCATTAGGTCAACGGGATCAAGCAATATTGGAATTGCTTTATGCAACGGGAATGCGTGTTAGTGAATGTCAGCAATTAGTTCTTGATAACATCGATTTCACGATTGGTACCGTGTTTGTAATAGGAAAAGGCAGAAAAGAGCGCTACATCCCGTACGGTAAATTTGCAGAAATTGCTTTGGAAACGTACATACAGGATGGTAGACAGTTGTTGTTAGCTAAAGCAAAACAGCAAACTAATGCATTATTCCTGAATCATCGCGGGTCTCCATTGACAGACAGAGGAATCAGAGATGTATTAAACAGAGTAGTAAAAAAAGCGGCTTTAACTGTGAATGTACATCCGCATAAATTACGCCATACATTTGCTACACATCTCTTAAATGAAGGTGCTGATTTACGCAGTGTTCAAGAGTTATTAGGTCACGAAAATTTGTCAACAACACAAATATATACTCATGTGACGAAAGATCATTTGCGGCGCGTCTATATGAAAAGTCATCCAAGAGCAAATGATTAA
- the codY gene encoding GTP-sensing pleiotropic transcriptional regulator CodY, which produces MELLNRARKINAMLQKFGGKSVDFNDMSASLRDVIKGNVYILSRRGKLLGFAINQEIENERMKTMLEERQFPQEYTEGLYNIHETTANLGIDSPHTVFPVENRDLFQNALTTIVPIIGGGERLGTLILGRLNGEFNEDDLLLAEYGATVVGMEILHEKSQEIEMEARSKAVVQMAISSLSYSELEAIDHIFEELDGSEGLLVASKIADRVGITRSVIVNALRKLESAGVIESRSLGMKGTYIKVLNHNFLVELEKLRSR; this is translated from the coding sequence ATGGAACTATTAAATCGTGCAAGAAAAATTAACGCAATGCTACAAAAATTCGGAGGAAAATCAGTTGACTTTAATGATATGTCTGCATCTTTACGTGATGTAATTAAAGGGAATGTATATATTTTAAGCAGACGTGGAAAGCTTTTGGGCTTTGCTATCAATCAAGAAATTGAAAATGAAAGAATGAAAACGATGCTAGAGGAACGTCAATTTCCTCAAGAATATACAGAAGGTTTATACAATATTCATGAAACAACAGCTAATTTAGGTATTGATAGCCCACATACTGTTTTTCCAGTAGAAAATCGTGACTTATTCCAAAACGCTTTAACAACGATTGTACCAATTATTGGTGGAGGAGAAAGATTAGGAACATTAATCCTTGGTCGTCTAAATGGAGAATTTAACGAAGATGATTTATTATTGGCTGAATATGGTGCAACAGTAGTAGGAATGGAAATCCTTCATGAAAAATCTCAAGAGATTGAAATGGAAGCAAGAAGTAAAGCTGTTGTACAAATGGCAATTAGCTCTTTATCATATAGTGAATTAGAAGCAATTGACCATATTTTTGAAGAACTTGATGGTAGTGAAGGATTACTTGTAGCAAGTAAAATTGCTGATCGAGTTGGAATTACAAGATCAGTCATTGTTAATGCGTTAAGAAAGTTAGAAAGTGCTGGTGTTATTGAGTCTCGTTCATTAGGAATGAAAGGAACATACATCAAAGTACTAAATCACAACTTCCTTGTAGAATTAGAAAAATTACGTTCAAGATAA
- the hslU gene encoding ATP-dependent protease ATPase subunit HslU, which yields MGIDYTPKQIVEQLDKYIIGQKSAKRSVAVALRNRYRRMQLEDSLKDEIVPKNILMIGPTGVGKTEIARRLAKMVGAPFVKVEATKFTEVGYVGRDVESMIRDLVEMSVRMVKEEKMKKVLDKAEKEANKQLVKLLVPQAKTENQTKNPFEMLFSSQSTNNEDDDKSSAKNEEIRNKRKRVEHQLALGELEDHLVSVEIEEQAPSMFDMLQGSGMEQMGMNMQDALSQFMPKRKKKRKLPVSEARKVLTQQEAAKLVDMEEAVQEAIQRAEQAGIVFIDEIDKVAGKQEQSANVSREGVQRDILPIIEGSTVVTKHGPVKTDHILFIAAGAFHMSKPSDLIPELQGRFPIRVELEKLSTEDFKRILKEPSNALLKQYTALLQTEGINIVFTDEAVDRLAEIAYEVNQEMDNIGARRLHTILEKLLEDLSFEAPEINMDTIEITPAYVDEKLRAIAKNKDLSQYIL from the coding sequence ATGGGAATTGACTACACACCGAAACAAATTGTGGAACAATTGGATAAATACATTATTGGGCAAAAAAGTGCTAAACGCTCGGTAGCTGTAGCACTGAGAAACAGATACAGGAGAATGCAGCTTGAAGACAGCCTAAAAGATGAAATTGTTCCCAAGAATATATTGATGATCGGTCCGACTGGTGTAGGGAAAACAGAAATAGCTAGAAGATTAGCTAAGATGGTAGGAGCACCATTTGTAAAAGTAGAGGCGACTAAATTTACTGAGGTAGGTTATGTTGGCCGAGATGTCGAATCCATGATTCGTGACTTAGTAGAAATGTCTGTACGTATGGTCAAAGAAGAAAAAATGAAAAAAGTTTTAGATAAAGCAGAAAAGGAAGCAAATAAGCAATTAGTTAAACTTTTAGTTCCACAGGCAAAAACAGAAAACCAGACGAAAAACCCGTTTGAAATGTTATTTTCTTCACAGTCAACGAATAACGAGGATGATGATAAGTCATCTGCAAAAAATGAAGAAATTCGTAATAAGCGAAAGCGGGTAGAGCATCAATTAGCTTTAGGAGAATTAGAGGATCATCTTGTATCTGTGGAAATAGAAGAACAGGCTCCATCTATGTTCGATATGTTACAAGGCTCCGGTATGGAGCAGATGGGCATGAACATGCAGGATGCATTAAGTCAGTTTATGCCAAAAAGAAAAAAGAAACGCAAATTACCAGTATCGGAAGCAAGAAAAGTATTAACTCAACAGGAAGCTGCTAAGCTTGTTGATATGGAAGAAGCCGTTCAGGAGGCTATTCAACGAGCAGAACAGGCTGGTATTGTATTTATTGATGAAATTGATAAAGTAGCAGGCAAGCAAGAACAATCTGCTAATGTATCAAGAGAAGGGGTTCAACGTGACATTTTACCGATCATTGAAGGTTCTACTGTTGTTACAAAGCATGGTCCAGTAAAAACAGATCATATATTATTTATTGCAGCCGGTGCTTTTCATATGTCGAAACCTTCTGATCTGATTCCTGAACTCCAAGGAAGATTCCCGATTCGTGTTGAATTGGAAAAGCTCTCTACAGAGGATTTCAAACGTATCCTCAAAGAGCCATCTAACGCTCTATTAAAGCAATATACAGCTTTGTTACAAACAGAAGGTATAAATATAGTTTTTACAGACGAAGCTGTAGATAGACTAGCTGAAATAGCTTATGAAGTAAATCAAGAAATGGATAATATAGGAGCTAGAAGACTCCATACTATTTTAGAAAAATTGCTGGAGGATCTTTCCTTTGAAGCACCAGAAATTAATATGGATACCATTGAAATTACTCCAGCTTACGTTGACGAAAAACTCAGGGCTATCGCTAAAAATAAAGATTTAAGCCAATATATACTATAA
- the hslV gene encoding ATP-dependent protease subunit HslV: MTNGFHATTIFAIKHNGQCAMSGDGQVTMGNAVVMKHKAKKVRKLFKGQVLAGFAGSVADAFTLFEKFEGKLETYNGNLARAAVELAKEWRSDKVLRKLEAMLIVMNRENMFLVSGTGEVIEPDDGILAIGSGGNYALSAGRALVRYSTELTAKEIAQAALNIAGEICVYTNNHITLEVLD, translated from the coding sequence GTGACGAATGGTTTTCATGCCACAACAATATTTGCCATTAAGCACAATGGCCAATGTGCCATGAGTGGTGATGGTCAAGTAACAATGGGAAATGCGGTTGTCATGAAGCATAAAGCGAAAAAAGTCCGAAAATTATTTAAGGGGCAAGTGTTAGCAGGATTTGCTGGATCTGTTGCAGATGCATTTACACTTTTTGAGAAGTTTGAAGGGAAATTGGAGACATATAACGGCAATCTTGCGAGAGCCGCTGTAGAACTTGCAAAAGAGTGGCGCAGTGATAAAGTTTTAAGAAAACTGGAAGCTATGTTGATAGTCATGAATAGAGAGAATATGTTTTTAGTTTCTGGTACTGGTGAAGTGATTGAACCTGATGATGGAATTTTAGCAATCGGCTCCGGAGGAAATTATGCACTTAGCGCAGGCCGAGCATTGGTTAGATATTCAACGGAGTTAACAGCTAAAGAGATCGCACAAGCTGCCTTAAATATTGCCGGAGAAATATGTGTGTATACGAACAATCACATTACACTCGAGGTGCTTGATTAA